From a single Coturnix japonica isolate 7356 chromosome 25, Coturnix japonica 2.1, whole genome shotgun sequence genomic region:
- the ARHGEF11 gene encoding rho guanine nucleotide exchange factor 11 isoform X6 encodes MSVRPPQAAPDRLSSLSSLGDSSSERRSPGHRRQPSDSSETTGLVQRCVIIQKDQHGFGFTVSGDRIVLVQSVRPGGAAMKAGVQEGDRIVKVNGTMVTNSSHLEVVKLIKSGAYVALTLLGSPPPSVGLSNSQQDTSTTGAPRNAPACPPPPPPPPLPPPQRITGPKPLQDPEVQKHATQILRNMLRQEEAELQRFYEAYNRNPGTVVGEQIEGARRRVSQLQLKIRQETSGSMDLGRLSGDSSMAMFRAAEGRLSVDSQDGDSGLESGTERFPSVSEISLNRNSVLSDHGLDSPRTSPVITARLFQHHRRQGSDTAFTPTTEQGSERTGRPLIIGPEEDYDPGYFNNECDSLFQDLSKLKSRPAHLGVFLRYIFSQADPSPLLFYLCADVCQQTTAKDSRGLGKDIWNIFLDRNAPLRVKVSEQLLSEIEARLRNGDDVRAALFEAQEMVMPEIQEQIQDYRTKRTMGLGSLYGENDLLDLDGDPQKERQVAEKQLAQLGDILSKYEEDRSSPMAFALSTYMNHTGIRSREPRVASTSEKAQALPDKDKWLPFFPKAKKQSSSTKKDKDAMEDKKRNPILKYIAKPKMSQSTFHVPLSPVEAVKPGNVRNIIQHFENNQHYDNQEPGSQRLSTGSFPEDLLEGDGSRAEVKLGRSESLKGREEMKKSRKAENVPRSRSDVDMDAAAEATRLHQSASSSASSLSTRSLENPTPPYTPKMGRRSIESPSLGFGADPFLPHLLEDEQGQLSDLESELDAQNWQHTVGRELLASLPQKEIDRQEVINELFATEVSHLRILRVLDLLFYQRMRKESLLSREELALLFPNLPDVIEIHNSLSESMKKLREEGPIIKEIGDLMLSRFDGLAKEEIQQVTADFCSYQSIALELIKTKQRKETRFQIFMQEAESNPQCRRLQLKDLIISEMQRLTKYPLLLENILKHTEAGTSEHDKLCRARDHCRDILKYVNEAVKQAENRHRLEGYQKRLDATSLERTSNPLAAEFKSLDLTSRRMIHEGPLTWRISKDKTVDLHVLLLEDLLVLLQKQDEKLVLKCHGKTALGSLDNKQTFSPILKLNSVLIRSVATDKRAFFIICTSELGPQIYELVALTSSEKNTWMEVLEEAVQSAMRNATFPPKRQMPEPTRMAPSSLVLQDPDVSPILSQVSSSAAEAEESSSADDNPTELLGREQPPVLPEEPGSSEVEEEELPPGPLQTEVSDAHPEPSMRLALPVPSPAEGLAEAALEDVENLRLLILRRLLPSRDTEPEDDLTPTPSVIGGTHTWDSVLSSQDSASQELLAEPQSAAEEPKSRSGLEEQNETGPTVSAEEQSSYKVVRKAPAEGAQEATLSPGSSQTETELQEGGGANVDGNYFYVSMPTGPPEPVPPPGPPQAFPPEEPPRPSAAEGPPDPPGPLRDVDLIFRTIEQLTLKLNRLKAVEAAHWELLQSLGHSSSADTTPVGHPAPGMEGWTQQPHSPEGGSPLTRSLRSLQGHSTNIPGSRAPLAEDPTHTADL; translated from the exons GAGGAGCGGCCATGAAGGCTGGGGTGCAGGAGGGGGACCGCATAGTCAAG GTGAACGGCACCATGGTGACCAACAGCTCCCACCTGGAGGTGGTGAAGTTGATCAAGT CTGGTGCCTACGTGGCCCTGACACTCCTGGGCTCCCCACCACCGTCGGTTGGGCTCTCCAACTCCCAGCAAGACACGAGCACTACAGGGGCACCCCGCAATGCCCCTGCCTGCCCCCCACCACCTCCACCCCCACCACTCCCCCCACCACAGCGCATCACTGGCCCCAAGCCCTTGCAG GACCCTGAGGTTCAGAAGCATGCAACGCAGATTCTCCGGAACATGCTGCgacaggaggaggcagagctgcag CGCTTCTATGAGGCATACAACCGCAACCCTGGCACTGTGGTGGGGGAGCAGATTGAGGGAGCACGCCGGAGGGtcagccagctgcagctcaaAATCCGCCAGGAGACCAGTGGCTCCATG GATTTGGGGCGACTGTCTGGTGATTCCAGCATGGCAATGTTCAGGGCAGCAGAAG GCCGCCTCTCAGTGGACTCTCAGGATGGTGACAGCGGGTTGGAGTCAGGCACGGAGCGGTTCCCCTCTGTCAGCGAG ATCTCCCTGAACCGCAACTCTGTCCTCTCTGACCACGGCTTGGACAGCCCACGCACCTCCCCAGTCATCACAGCCCGCCTCTTCCAGCACCATCGCCGGCAGGGCTCCGATACCGCCTTCACCCCTACCACTGAGCAG GGATCAGAGCGCACTGGACGACCTCTCATCATTGGGCCAGAGGAGGATTACGATCCGGGCTATTTCAACAACGAG TGCGACTCCCTCTTCCAGGACCTGAGCAAGCTGAAGTCCCGACCAGCACACTTGGGAGTCTTCCTGCGCTACATATTCTCCCAGGCAGATCCCAGCCCCCTG CTCTTCTACTTATGCGCAGACGTTTGCCAGCAGACAACAGCAAAGGATTCCCGGGGTTTGGGGAAGGATATCTGGAACATCTTCTTGGACCGGAACGCG CCTCTTCGAGTGAAGGTGTCGGAGCAGCTTCTGTCTGAGATCG AGGCTCGCCTACGGAATGGGGATGATGTCCGAGCTGCCCTCTTTGAAGCTCAGGAGATGGTGATGCCCGAGATACAGGAGCAGATCCAGGACTACAG AACGAAGCGTACCATGGGCCTGGGGAGCCTATATGGGGAAAACGACCTCCTGGACCTGGATGGGGACCCGCAGAAGGAGCGGCAAGTGGCCGAGAAGCAGCTGGCTCAGCTGGGTGACATCCT GTCAAAATATGAAGAGGACAGGAG CTCCCCCATGGCCTTTGCCCTCAGCACATACATGAACCACACTGGCATCCGCAGCCGTGAGCCACGTGTAGCCAGCACCAGTGAGAAGGCACAGGCCCTCCCGGACAAGGACAAGTGGCTGCCCTTCTTCCCCAAGGCCAAGAAG cagagcagcagcacaaagaaggACAAGGATGCCATGGAAGACAAGAAGCGCAACCCCATCCTAAAGTACATTGCAAAGCCCAAAATGTCCCAGAGCA catttcATGTCCCTTTGTCCCCTGTCGAAG CAGTCAAACCCGGCAATGTGAGGAACATTATCCAGCACTTTGAGAACAACCAGCATTATGACAACCAGGAGCCTGGCTCGCAGCGTCTCTCCACTGGCAGCTTCCCTGAGGACCTGCTGGAGGGTGACGG ATCTCGTGCTGAGGTCAAGCTGGGCCGCTCGGAGAGCTTGAAAGGTCgagaagagatgaagaaatcaaggaaagcagaaaacgTGCCCCGCTCCCGTAGCGATGTGGATAtggatgctgcagctgaggcCACCAGGCTTCACCAGTCAGCATCGTCCTCTGCCTCCAGTCTGTCCACCAG gTCGCTGGAGAATCCCACCCCCCCCTACACACCGAAGATGGGACGCAG GAGCATCGAGTCACCCAGCCTGGGCTTTGGTGCTGACCCCTTCCTGCCTCACCTGCTGGAGGATGAGCAGGGCCAACTCTCAGACCTGGAGTCCGAGCTGGATGCACAGAACTGGCAGCACACAGTGGGCCGGGAGCTGCTGGCCAGCCTGCCACAGAAGGAGATTGACCGGCAGGAGGTGATCAATG AGCTCTTTGCCACGGAGGTATCTCACCTTCGCATCCTCCGAGTCCTCGACCTCCTCTTTTACCAGCGGATGAGGAAGGAGAGCCTGCTGTCCAGGGAGGAGTTGGCGCTGCTCTTCCCCAACCTCCCAGATGTGATTGAAATCCACA ATTCCCTCTCCGAATCAATGAAGAAGCTCCGGGAAGAAGGACCAATCATTAAGGAAATCGGGGATCTCATGCTGTCCCGG TTTGACGGCCTGGCCAAGGAGGAGATCCAGCAGGTCACTGCTGACTTTTGCTCCTACCAGTCCATTGCGCTGGAGCTTATCAAGACCAAACAGCGCAAGGAGACCCGTTTCCAGATCTTCATGCAG gaagcagaaagcaacCCTCAGTGCCGGCGCCTGCAACTTAAGGACTTGATCATCTCAGAAATGCAACGCCTGACCAAGTACCCGTTGCTGCTGGAGAACATCCTCAAGCATACTGAAG CGGGCACCTCGGAGCATGATAAGCTGTGCCGGGCCCGAGACCACTGCCGGGACATCCTCAAGTATGTGAATGAAGCAGTGAAGCAAGCAGAGAACCGACATCGGCTGGAGGGCTACCAGAAACGCCTGGATGCCACCTCACTGGAGAGGACCAGCAACCCGCTGGCAGCTGAGTTCAAG AGCCTGGACCTCACCTCCCGCCGCATGATCCACGAAGGGCCACTCACCTGGCGTATCAGCAAGGATAAGACTGTGG ATCTGCACGTGCTGCTCCTGGAGGACCTCCTGGTGCTGCTACAGAAACAAGATGAAAAGCTGGTGCTCAAGTGCCACGGCAAGACAGCTCTGGGCTCCTTGGACAACAAGCAGACCTTCAGCCCCATCCTCAAGCTCAACTCGGTGCTCATTCGCTCCGTGGCCACAG ATAAACGAGCCTTCTTCATCATCTGCACATCAGAGCTGGGACCCCAGATCTATGAGCTGGTAGCACTGACGTCCTCTGAGAAGAACAC GTGGATGGAGGTGTTAGAGGAGGCAGTGCAGAGTGCCATGAGGAATGCTACCTTCCCCCCAAAACGCCAGATGCCGGAACCCACTCGCATGGCACCTTCAag CCTGGTGTTGCAGGACCCCGACGTCTCCCCCATCCTGTCCCaagtcagcagctctgcagcagaagcGGAGGAGAGTTCTTCAG CAGACGACAATCCCAcggagctgctgggcagggagcagcctcCAGTGCTGCCAGAGGAGCCGGGGAGCAGCGAGGTGGAAGAGGAAGAGCTGCCCCCTGGACCTCTGCAAACAGAGGTGTCTGATGCTCACCCAGAGCCCTCCATGCGCTTGGCACTGCCAGTTCCCAGCCCAGCCGAGGGGTTGGCCGAGGCAGCCCTGGAGGATG TGGAGAACCTGCGGCTGTTGATCCTGCGTCGGCTCCTGCCCAGTCGTGACACGGAGCCTGAGGACGACCTGACACCCACACCATCAGTCATTGGGGGTACCCACACTTGGGACTCAGTGCTCTCCAGCCAGGATTCAGCATCCCAAGAGTTGCTGGCTGAGCCCCAAAGTGCTGCCGAAGAGCCAAAGTCAAGATCAGGGTTGGAGGAACAGAATGAGACGGGTCCAACAGTGtctgctgaggagcagagcagctacAAGGTGGTCCGGAAAG CCCCTGCGGAGGGTGCTCAGGAGGCCACGCTCTCGCCAGGCAGCAGCCAAACAGAaactgagctgcaggaaggaggcGGAGCTAATGTAGATG GTAACTACTTCTATGTCAGCATGCCCACCGGGCCCCCCGAACCTGTGCCACCTCCAGGACCCCCCCAAGCCTTCCCACCTGAGGAACCCCCCCGACCCAGCGCTGCTGAGGGTCCCCCAGACCCACCCGGTCCCCTCCGAGATGTCGACCTCATTTTCCGCACCATTGAGCAGCTGACGCTGAAGCTCAACAGGCTGAAG gCTGTGGAAGCTGCccactgggagctgctgcagtccCTTGGGCACAGCTCATCTGCAGACACCACCCCTGTGGGGCACCCAGCCCctgggatggagggatggacCCAGCAACCCCACAGCCCCGAGGGTGGCAGCCCCCTGACCCGCTCCCTAAGGAGCCTACAGGGCCACAGCACCAACATCCCAG gctccAGAGCCCCCTTGGCTGAAGACCCCACACACACCGCCGACCTTTAG
- the ARHGEF11 gene encoding rho guanine nucleotide exchange factor 11 isoform X10, protein MSVRPPQAAPDRLSSLSSLGDSSSERRSPGHRRQPSDSSETTGLVQRCVIIQKDQHGFGFTVSGDRIVLVQSVRPGGAAMKAGVQEGDRIVKVNGTMVTNSSHLEVVKLIKSGAYVALTLLGSPPPSVGLSNSQQDTSTTGAPRNAPACPPPPPPPPLPPPQRITGPKPLQDPEVQKHATQILRNMLRQEEAELQRFYEAYNRNPGTVVGEQIEGARRRVSQLQLKIRQETSGSMDLGRLSGDSSMAMFRAAEGRLSVDSQDGDSGLESGTERFPSVSEISLNRNSVLSDHGLDSPRTSPVITARLFQHHRRQGSDTAFTPTTEQGSERTGRPLIIGPEEDYDPGYFNNECDSLFQDLSKLKSRPAHLGVFLRYIFSQADPSPLLFYLCADVCQQTTAKDSRGLGKDIWNIFLDRNAPLRVKVSEQLLSEIEARLRNGDDVRAALFEAQEMVMPEIQEQIQDYRTKRTMGLGSLYGENDLLDLDGDPQKERQVAEKQLAQLGDILSKYEEDRSSPMAFALSTYMNHTGIRSREPRVASTSEKAQALPDKDKWLPFFPKAKKSSSTKKDKDAMEDKKRNPILKYIAKPKMSQSTFHVPLSPVEVKPGNVRNIIQHFENNQHYDNQEPGSQRLSTGSFPEDLLEGDGSRAEVKLGRSESLKGREEMKKSRKAENVPRSRSDVDMDAAAEATRLHQSASSSASSLSTRSLENPTPPYTPKMGRRSIESPSLGFGADPFLPHLLEDEQGQLSDLESELDAQNWQHTVGRELLASLPQKEIDRQEVINELFATEVSHLRILRVLDLLFYQRMRKESLLSREELALLFPNLPDVIEIHNSLSESMKKLREEGPIIKEIGDLMLSRFDGLAKEEIQQVTADFCSYQSIALELIKTKQRKETRFQIFMQEAESNPQCRRLQLKDLIISEMQRLTKYPLLLENILKHTEAGTSEHDKLCRARDHCRDILKYVNEAVKQAENRHRLEGYQKRLDATSLERTSNPLAAEFKSLDLTSRRMIHEGPLTWRISKDKTVDLHVLLLEDLLVLLQKQDEKLVLKCHGKTALGSLDNKQTFSPILKLNSVLIRSVATDKRAFFIICTSELGPQIYELVALTSSEKNTWMEVLEEAVQSAMRNATFPPKRQMPEPTRMAPSSLVLQDPDVSPILSQVSSSAAEAEESSSADDNPTELLGREQPPVLPEEPGSSEVEEEELPPGPLQTEVSDAHPEPSMRLALPVPSPAEGLAEAALEDVENLRLLILRRLLPSRDTEPEDDLTPTPSVIGGTHTWDSVLSSQDSASQELLAEPQSAAEEPKSRSGLEEQNETGPTVSAEEQSSYKVVRKAPAEGAQEATLSPGSSQTETELQEGGGANVDGNYFYVSMPTGPPEPVPPPGPPQAFPPEEPPRPSAAEGPPDPPGPLRDVDLIFRTIEQLTLKLNRLKAVEAAHWELLQSLGHSSSADTTPVGHPAPGMEGWTQQPHSPEGGSPLTRSLRSLQGHSTNIPGSRAPLAEDPTHTADL, encoded by the exons GAGGAGCGGCCATGAAGGCTGGGGTGCAGGAGGGGGACCGCATAGTCAAG GTGAACGGCACCATGGTGACCAACAGCTCCCACCTGGAGGTGGTGAAGTTGATCAAGT CTGGTGCCTACGTGGCCCTGACACTCCTGGGCTCCCCACCACCGTCGGTTGGGCTCTCCAACTCCCAGCAAGACACGAGCACTACAGGGGCACCCCGCAATGCCCCTGCCTGCCCCCCACCACCTCCACCCCCACCACTCCCCCCACCACAGCGCATCACTGGCCCCAAGCCCTTGCAG GACCCTGAGGTTCAGAAGCATGCAACGCAGATTCTCCGGAACATGCTGCgacaggaggaggcagagctgcag CGCTTCTATGAGGCATACAACCGCAACCCTGGCACTGTGGTGGGGGAGCAGATTGAGGGAGCACGCCGGAGGGtcagccagctgcagctcaaAATCCGCCAGGAGACCAGTGGCTCCATG GATTTGGGGCGACTGTCTGGTGATTCCAGCATGGCAATGTTCAGGGCAGCAGAAG GCCGCCTCTCAGTGGACTCTCAGGATGGTGACAGCGGGTTGGAGTCAGGCACGGAGCGGTTCCCCTCTGTCAGCGAG ATCTCCCTGAACCGCAACTCTGTCCTCTCTGACCACGGCTTGGACAGCCCACGCACCTCCCCAGTCATCACAGCCCGCCTCTTCCAGCACCATCGCCGGCAGGGCTCCGATACCGCCTTCACCCCTACCACTGAGCAG GGATCAGAGCGCACTGGACGACCTCTCATCATTGGGCCAGAGGAGGATTACGATCCGGGCTATTTCAACAACGAG TGCGACTCCCTCTTCCAGGACCTGAGCAAGCTGAAGTCCCGACCAGCACACTTGGGAGTCTTCCTGCGCTACATATTCTCCCAGGCAGATCCCAGCCCCCTG CTCTTCTACTTATGCGCAGACGTTTGCCAGCAGACAACAGCAAAGGATTCCCGGGGTTTGGGGAAGGATATCTGGAACATCTTCTTGGACCGGAACGCG CCTCTTCGAGTGAAGGTGTCGGAGCAGCTTCTGTCTGAGATCG AGGCTCGCCTACGGAATGGGGATGATGTCCGAGCTGCCCTCTTTGAAGCTCAGGAGATGGTGATGCCCGAGATACAGGAGCAGATCCAGGACTACAG AACGAAGCGTACCATGGGCCTGGGGAGCCTATATGGGGAAAACGACCTCCTGGACCTGGATGGGGACCCGCAGAAGGAGCGGCAAGTGGCCGAGAAGCAGCTGGCTCAGCTGGGTGACATCCT GTCAAAATATGAAGAGGACAGGAG CTCCCCCATGGCCTTTGCCCTCAGCACATACATGAACCACACTGGCATCCGCAGCCGTGAGCCACGTGTAGCCAGCACCAGTGAGAAGGCACAGGCCCTCCCGGACAAGGACAAGTGGCTGCCCTTCTTCCCCAAGGCCAAGAAG agcagcagcacaaagaaggACAAGGATGCCATGGAAGACAAGAAGCGCAACCCCATCCTAAAGTACATTGCAAAGCCCAAAATGTCCCAGAGCA catttcATGTCCCTTTGTCCCCTGTCGAAG TCAAACCCGGCAATGTGAGGAACATTATCCAGCACTTTGAGAACAACCAGCATTATGACAACCAGGAGCCTGGCTCGCAGCGTCTCTCCACTGGCAGCTTCCCTGAGGACCTGCTGGAGGGTGACGG ATCTCGTGCTGAGGTCAAGCTGGGCCGCTCGGAGAGCTTGAAAGGTCgagaagagatgaagaaatcaaggaaagcagaaaacgTGCCCCGCTCCCGTAGCGATGTGGATAtggatgctgcagctgaggcCACCAGGCTTCACCAGTCAGCATCGTCCTCTGCCTCCAGTCTGTCCACCAG gTCGCTGGAGAATCCCACCCCCCCCTACACACCGAAGATGGGACGCAG GAGCATCGAGTCACCCAGCCTGGGCTTTGGTGCTGACCCCTTCCTGCCTCACCTGCTGGAGGATGAGCAGGGCCAACTCTCAGACCTGGAGTCCGAGCTGGATGCACAGAACTGGCAGCACACAGTGGGCCGGGAGCTGCTGGCCAGCCTGCCACAGAAGGAGATTGACCGGCAGGAGGTGATCAATG AGCTCTTTGCCACGGAGGTATCTCACCTTCGCATCCTCCGAGTCCTCGACCTCCTCTTTTACCAGCGGATGAGGAAGGAGAGCCTGCTGTCCAGGGAGGAGTTGGCGCTGCTCTTCCCCAACCTCCCAGATGTGATTGAAATCCACA ATTCCCTCTCCGAATCAATGAAGAAGCTCCGGGAAGAAGGACCAATCATTAAGGAAATCGGGGATCTCATGCTGTCCCGG TTTGACGGCCTGGCCAAGGAGGAGATCCAGCAGGTCACTGCTGACTTTTGCTCCTACCAGTCCATTGCGCTGGAGCTTATCAAGACCAAACAGCGCAAGGAGACCCGTTTCCAGATCTTCATGCAG gaagcagaaagcaacCCTCAGTGCCGGCGCCTGCAACTTAAGGACTTGATCATCTCAGAAATGCAACGCCTGACCAAGTACCCGTTGCTGCTGGAGAACATCCTCAAGCATACTGAAG CGGGCACCTCGGAGCATGATAAGCTGTGCCGGGCCCGAGACCACTGCCGGGACATCCTCAAGTATGTGAATGAAGCAGTGAAGCAAGCAGAGAACCGACATCGGCTGGAGGGCTACCAGAAACGCCTGGATGCCACCTCACTGGAGAGGACCAGCAACCCGCTGGCAGCTGAGTTCAAG AGCCTGGACCTCACCTCCCGCCGCATGATCCACGAAGGGCCACTCACCTGGCGTATCAGCAAGGATAAGACTGTGG ATCTGCACGTGCTGCTCCTGGAGGACCTCCTGGTGCTGCTACAGAAACAAGATGAAAAGCTGGTGCTCAAGTGCCACGGCAAGACAGCTCTGGGCTCCTTGGACAACAAGCAGACCTTCAGCCCCATCCTCAAGCTCAACTCGGTGCTCATTCGCTCCGTGGCCACAG ATAAACGAGCCTTCTTCATCATCTGCACATCAGAGCTGGGACCCCAGATCTATGAGCTGGTAGCACTGACGTCCTCTGAGAAGAACAC GTGGATGGAGGTGTTAGAGGAGGCAGTGCAGAGTGCCATGAGGAATGCTACCTTCCCCCCAAAACGCCAGATGCCGGAACCCACTCGCATGGCACCTTCAag CCTGGTGTTGCAGGACCCCGACGTCTCCCCCATCCTGTCCCaagtcagcagctctgcagcagaagcGGAGGAGAGTTCTTCAG CAGACGACAATCCCAcggagctgctgggcagggagcagcctcCAGTGCTGCCAGAGGAGCCGGGGAGCAGCGAGGTGGAAGAGGAAGAGCTGCCCCCTGGACCTCTGCAAACAGAGGTGTCTGATGCTCACCCAGAGCCCTCCATGCGCTTGGCACTGCCAGTTCCCAGCCCAGCCGAGGGGTTGGCCGAGGCAGCCCTGGAGGATG TGGAGAACCTGCGGCTGTTGATCCTGCGTCGGCTCCTGCCCAGTCGTGACACGGAGCCTGAGGACGACCTGACACCCACACCATCAGTCATTGGGGGTACCCACACTTGGGACTCAGTGCTCTCCAGCCAGGATTCAGCATCCCAAGAGTTGCTGGCTGAGCCCCAAAGTGCTGCCGAAGAGCCAAAGTCAAGATCAGGGTTGGAGGAACAGAATGAGACGGGTCCAACAGTGtctgctgaggagcagagcagctacAAGGTGGTCCGGAAAG CCCCTGCGGAGGGTGCTCAGGAGGCCACGCTCTCGCCAGGCAGCAGCCAAACAGAaactgagctgcaggaaggaggcGGAGCTAATGTAGATG GTAACTACTTCTATGTCAGCATGCCCACCGGGCCCCCCGAACCTGTGCCACCTCCAGGACCCCCCCAAGCCTTCCCACCTGAGGAACCCCCCCGACCCAGCGCTGCTGAGGGTCCCCCAGACCCACCCGGTCCCCTCCGAGATGTCGACCTCATTTTCCGCACCATTGAGCAGCTGACGCTGAAGCTCAACAGGCTGAAG gCTGTGGAAGCTGCccactgggagctgctgcagtccCTTGGGCACAGCTCATCTGCAGACACCACCCCTGTGGGGCACCCAGCCCctgggatggagggatggacCCAGCAACCCCACAGCCCCGAGGGTGGCAGCCCCCTGACCCGCTCCCTAAGGAGCCTACAGGGCCACAGCACCAACATCCCAG gctccAGAGCCCCCTTGGCTGAAGACCCCACACACACCGCCGACCTTTAG